TTTGCGCACGAGTACAAGATCATGATCATTCATGACTTTGCTTATGCGGATTTGACCTTCGACGGGTACAAGGCTCCAAGCTTTCTTTCTGTTCCCGGAGCTAAAGAAGTTGGAATCGAGACATTTTCATTGTCAAAGAGTTATTCAATGGCCGGTTGGCGAGTTGGTTGCGCCGCGGGTAACCCCCAGATGATTGATGCTCTTAGAAGACTTAAAAGCTATATAGATTATGGGATGTTTCAACCTATTCAAATTGCCGCCATTATAGCTCTGAATGAAAATCAGGATTGCGTGTCTGAAATCGTTTCGGAATATAAAGATCGTAGAGATGTGCTCTGTTCAGGGCTTCTGGACTGTGGGTGGTCCATAACTCCACCGAAAGGCACGATGTTTGTGTGGGCGGAGATACCGGAACAGTTTAGAAATATGGGGTCACTTGAGTTTTCTAAACTTATGACAGAAGAAGCGAAAGTAGCGGTAAGTCCCGGGATTGGGTTTGGACCTTTTGGAGATGAGCATGTAAGATTTGCGCTTGTGGAAAATCGCATGCGTATCCATCAGGCTGTTCGTGGAATCAGACATTTTCTCAACAAGAACGACACAGACTCGCCGGAGGGGGAGATCCCCATGCCACAGTCAGTTGGGCTTTAAAGTGAACCCAATACTTCAGGCTGATTTTTCAATGTTCAGATAGAAATCTTTAACTATTCGTTATGGATTATTTAAACGGGTGCCTTTTATGGACGAGATTTCGATAGGCTTAATTGGTTTTGGAACCATCGGTAGTGGCGTAGCTCAAATCCTGAAAGAGAATCAGGGGATTATCGAGGCTAGGACAGGCTTTAGGATCAATCTTAAACGCATCGCTGATCTTGATGTTGATACTGATCGAGGTGTGGAGATTGACAGGTCAATTCTTACAGCCGACGCTTATGAATTACTCAGAGATCCGGAGATATCTGTTGTAATTGAACTCATTGGCGGCTATGAGCCTGCGCGGACTTTTATCCTGGAAGCTCTACGAAATGGGAAATCGGTTGTCACAGCGAACAAGGCGTTATTGGCCGAACACGGTCCGGAGATTTTTCAGGCCGCTAGGGAAAATGCTACGGACATAGCTTTTGAAGCGGCTGTGGCAGGTGGAATACCTATCCTAAGGTCGTTTAGAGAAGGTCTGATAGCCAACAAATTTGACAAGATTCTCGCTATCCTGAATGGGACCTGCAACTTTATCCTTTCAGAGATGACGCGAAATCCAGGCGCCGAGTTTCGCCATGCGCTCCAAAAGGCGCAGGAATTAGGTTACGCAGAGGCCGATCCAACATTAGATATAGAGGGTATTGATTCGGCCCACAAGTTGACTCTTGTTCTAGCGCTCACTCACGGGATTTATGCCCCCATAAAAAATATCCACGTTGAGGGAATCACCCAAATAGGATCTTTTGATTTAGTAATGGCGCGTGAATTTTCTTACAAGATCAAATTGCTCGCCATGATAATTCGTCATGGGGACAGGGTTGAGGTTAGACTACACCCGACAATGCTTCCCGAAACTCACCCTCTTGCTCAAGTCGATGGCGTGTTTAATGGCATTTTTTTGCGTGGTGACATGGTTGGAGATCAATTATTTTATGGTAGAGGCGCAGGACGTGAACCTACAGCATCAGCAGTAATGGGTGATGTGATTGAACTGATTAGGAACAAGACTCTTGGTAAAGCCGGCAGAGTTCCTCCTCTGGGATACCCTGGCCCTCTGGCGTCAATGGAGTCTGTCCTGGACATGAATGAGGTGGTGACCAATTACTATATCCGTATTCAAGCGATTGACCGACCTGGAGTGTTGTCCAAAATAGCCGGCATAATGGCTGATCATAACATTAGCATCCATTCAGTCGTTCAAAAGCGTCGTGACCACTCCGGCGCAGGAGCGGTCCCTGTGGTTTTCATAACACATTCCGCCAAAGAGGCCGATGTAAGGCTTGCAAAAAACGAAATCGGAAATTTGGATGTAGTTACTGAACCACCAACTATTATAAGAATCGAAGATGAAGATCTTGATTGAGAACCGGATTTGTATCTGATTCTCCTCAATCCAAGATATTATGGAAAGTTTCAGGGTCAATGGAGATAAATGATGTGGAAAGGTATTATAAGGGAGTATCCCGACTTTTTTAATTTTTCCAACGATAAACATGTCATAACCATACTCGAGGGAAATACGCCTCTGATACCAGCCCCGCGGCTCGCGGAAAAGATAAACCCGAAGGTATCGATCTTCCTGAAGTTTGAAGGCCTGAATCCAACAAGCTCGTTCAAAGATCGAGGCATGACCATGGCTGTTTCCAGGGCCGTAGAAGCCGGATCAAGAGCGGTAATATGCGCCTCCACCGGAAATACATCCGCTTCCGCCGCTGCTTACGCTGCTAGAGCGGGTATCAAGGCTTTCGTAGTGATACCCGAAGGGAAAATTGCCCTGGGTAAACTGGCTCAGGCTATGATTCACGGCGCCACAGTGATAAAGATTCTTGGAAATTTTGATGACGCTCTGAATATAGTTAAACAAATTTCGGACGAACACCCTATAACTTTAGTAAACTCCTTGAATCCTCACAGGATTGAAGGCCAGAAATCAGGGGCCTTTGAAATATGCGACACACTTGGAACAACCCCGGATTATCACTCCCTGCCAGTTGGAAACGCAGGGAACATAACGGCCTACTGGGCTGGGTACAAAGCATATTTTGACTGTGGGAAAATCAGGAGTCTTCCCAAAATGATCGGTTTTCAAGCTGAGGGAGCTTCTCCCATTGTCCAGGGTAGAATCTTTGAAAAACCGGAAACCATTGCCACTGCCATAAGAATAGGCAATCCCGCTTCATGGAAGAAAGCTGAACAAGCCCGGGATGAGTCTGGCGGCCTTATTGACAGCGTTACAGATGATGAAATACTTGAAGCCTACAAAATGGTCGCATCACTGGAGGGAGTTTTTTGTGAACCTGCGTCAGCCGCTTCCATTGCAGGTCTCATCAAGAAGAGCGCTCAAGGGCTTTTCGCTGGTGGAGAACGGATCGTATGCACCTTGACGGGGCATGGTTTGAAAGACCCTGACAACGCTATTAAAGTTTCTACTGAACCGGTAACCTGCGAGCCGGATACCAAGAAGGTGTTAAATGTCCTCGGATTCTAACATGAAATACTTGATAATTGTTCCTGACGGCATGGCTGACTCGTTTGATAATTCTTCGGATCCTACGTCATTGGAGTCGTCCAAAACCCCATGGATGGACAAAATGGCCTCCTACGGAAACATTGGGACATCAATAACAATCCCTGAGGGTATGGCCCCTGGCAGCGACGTCGCGACATTATCCCTGATGGGATACTCAGCGGCCGACACTTACACGGGAAGAGCGCCTTTTGAAGCGGCTTCCATGGGAATCAAACTGAAGCCTAGTGACTTGGCCTTTCGTTTAAATCTGGTTACGTTGGACAGGAATTTCACCATTATGGCCGATCATAGCGGCGATCATATTTCGACGCCCGAAGCTAAAGACCTTATCGGATCATTGGCTCTTGAAATTGAGTCACTCGGGTTTGAAGTTTTCCCTGGGATTTCTTATAGAAATCTGCTGGTCTGGGAGGATGGACCGGACGACATAGTCACTCATCCGCCCCATGATTTTCCAGGTGAACCAATAGCCCATTATCTTCCTTCGGGAAAAGGTTCTGAAAAATTGCTTCGGCTTATTGTCAAATCATGGAGGATTCTGGATAAACATCATGTTAACCAACGCCGACAGAAACGCGGACAGGGCCCTGCAAATTCCGTATGGCCTTGGGGTCAGGGCAAACCGCCTCAATTAAAAACTTTGAAGGAACGATTCGGGGTGACCGGAGCTGTTGTCGCAGCGGTAGACCTGGTGCGAGGCATTGGCAAGTACGCTGGTCTTGATGTGATAGATGTTCCAGGCGCAACAGGATATCTTGACACAAACTATGAAGGAAAGGTTCAAGCCGCTATTGACGCTCTTGGTACCCATGATTTTGTCTTGTTGCATATCGAAGCTCCTGACGAGGCAGGCCACTCCGGTCAGATGGACCTTAAAATAAAAGCGATCGAAGATTTTGATCAAAGGGTCGTGGGACCTGTTCTGAAAGAACTGGAAGCATGTGAAAATTGGCGAATATTACTGGCTCCGGATCATCAAACCCCTGTCGCAAAGAGAGTTCACAGTTCAGGTCCAATCCCATTCTTGTTACTGGATTCTGACTCGTGGAGAAAATCAGATGGGTCGGACCAAGCCAAGTTCACCGAAAGGGCTGCCGCCGATTCTGGAATTAAAGAACCACTGGGTATGAATTTGATTGAGGTCCTTTTCGGTCGCAGGAACCTTCAGGGGTAGGTTGCAGTGTGATAACCGACTTCATTTTAAGTCATGAAGCCTCTATAAGGTTTGTTTTCTTCATTTCCATATTCGTTGTAGTCGCCTTTTTTGAAACCAGGCGCCCGCGCAGACAATTGACCGTCTCAAAAACCGGCAGATGGATAATTAATTTGGGGATTGTCTTTATAGACTCTATTGCGCTGAGGATATTCTTTTCCGCAGGGGCTGTCGGTTTGGCGTATTGGGTGGATCAACACGGATGGGGAATAATGAACTTCCTCGGGTTCCCCTATTTTGTGAGCGTTGTAGGTAGCATTCTCATATTGGATTTTGTAATTTACCTTCAGCATGTGTTGTTTCATGCGGCCCCGGCGTTTTGGCGCTTACATATGATCCACCACGCTGATCTGGATTTTGACGTTACTACCGGCACACGATTTCACCCTATTGAAATTCTGCTTTCAATGATAATAAAATCTGGAGCCATATTAGCCTTAGGCCCACCGGTTCTGAGTGTGCTTCTTTTCGAGATCTTGCTTAATGGAACAGCCATGTTCAATCATAGCAACATAAAGCTTCCTGAGCGGTGGGATCGGATTCTAAGACTTTTCGTCGTAACCCCGGACATGCATCGAGTTCATCATTCTATCTTTCCAAATGAAACAAACAGTAATTTTGGTTTTAATTCTCCATGGTGGGACAGGCTACTCGGGACTTACAAACCTCAACCCAGATCAGGACATGAGGCTATGACCATAGGCCTGAATCAGTTTCGAGACCCCAACCGCTTAACTCTTCCAAAGATACTTATACTTCCGTTTGTCGGTAATCCGGGAATTTACGCTATTAACCGCAGGGGCCAAGTATTCACTAAATCTGAATGATTACATTTTTTGAATCAAGATATTGACCAGCTAATGAATTACCTTAAAAATACGATCCCATCTGATTTGCGCCATATCCGGAGCTGAATAGTAGATCAGGAACGCTTTTCCTTTCACATCTTCCAAAGGCACAAAGCCCCAGAACCGGCTGTCGTGGCTAAAATCCCTGTTGTCTCCCATCATAAAGAGAAAACCCTTCGGGACTTTCACAGGCGGCATGTTGTCTCTTGGATTGAGGTCTCCCGGCATGACCACATTGCTGTTAAATCTCGCCTGAGGTGTATCGTACTCTTTTCCATTTATGAAAACCTTTTTGTTTCTTATCTCAACGGTGTCCCTCCCAACCCCGATTACTCTTTTAATGAAATCCTTCGTGCGGTCTTCGGGGTAGATGAAAACAATAACGTCACCTCTCTGTGGTTGAAAAAGATCCGGAAACCTATAGCTAGTGAATGGAATCCTAATTCCATAAATCAGCTTATTCACCAGAATATGGTCACCGATGAGTAAAGTGGGCTCCATTGAGCCTGATGGAATTTTGAACGCCTGAACAAATATGGCTCTTATGATTATAGCCAAAATTATGGCTACTACTAGAGCTTCGCTGTATTCTTGAAAGGTCGTCCTTGGGGACTTTTTGTGGGGTTCTGGAACACTTAAAGGTTGAGCCATTTTCTTCTCTTTCGGTCTGATCCGCTTTTGAATAAGCGCCAAGATGAAATTATATAGGACATGCTACTGCAGGTGTAAATGGGAACAGGGCAAAGGGCGTCAAAAAACGGTTTGGGCTGGTTCCATTATTTAAGACATCATCAATGATTTCAGTAGATAACCTCAGTTAAAAATTCATTCCCCTGCCAAAAAAATGAAACCGGAGGGGAGAAGTTTTTCCTCACCCCCCGGTCCACCGGTTTAACAGGCCCCTCCCTCCCCCGAGGTTGAGGCCGGGACCTTGCTATCATTAGAAGACTTAATAGTCAAGTTATTCTTGCAAGTATACGCCA
The window above is part of the Desulfomonilaceae bacterium genome. Proteins encoded here:
- a CDS encoding homoserine dehydrogenase codes for the protein MDEISIGLIGFGTIGSGVAQILKENQGIIEARTGFRINLKRIADLDVDTDRGVEIDRSILTADAYELLRDPEISVVIELIGGYEPARTFILEALRNGKSVVTANKALLAEHGPEIFQAARENATDIAFEAAVAGGIPILRSFREGLIANKFDKILAILNGTCNFILSEMTRNPGAEFRHALQKAQELGYAEADPTLDIEGIDSAHKLTLVLALTHGIYAPIKNIHVEGITQIGSFDLVMAREFSYKIKLLAMIIRHGDRVEVRLHPTMLPETHPLAQVDGVFNGIFLRGDMVGDQLFYGRGAGREPTASAVMGDVIELIRNKTLGKAGRVPPLGYPGPLASMESVLDMNEVVTNYYIRIQAIDRPGVLSKIAGIMADHNISIHSVVQKRRDHSGAGAVPVVFITHSAKEADVRLAKNEIGNLDVVTEPPTIIRIEDEDLD
- a CDS encoding aminotransferase class I/II-fold pyridoxal phosphate-dependent enzyme, whose amino-acid sequence is MEEFSRIKRLPPYVFQVVNDLKMKLRRAGEDIIDLGMGNPDIPTPDHIVDKLIEAAQNGKNHRYSASAGIPKLRLAFANWWQRRYGIELDPDSEIVATMGAKDALAHLVLAIVNPGDVVFVPSPTYPIHPYSVVIAGGDLRHIPIRPDRDFFEDLKAAARLTWPLPKLLIISFPHNPTTMVVDEDFFKRIVEFAHEYKIMIIHDFAYADLTFDGYKAPSFLSVPGAKEVGIETFSLSKSYSMAGWRVGCAAGNPQMIDALRRLKSYIDYGMFQPIQIAAIIALNENQDCVSEIVSEYKDRRDVLCSGLLDCGWSITPPKGTMFVWAEIPEQFRNMGSLEFSKLMTEEAKVAVSPGIGFGPFGDEHVRFALVENRMRIHQAVRGIRHFLNKNDTDSPEGEIPMPQSVGL
- a CDS encoding cofactor-independent phosphoglycerate mutase — encoded protein: MSSDSNMKYLIIVPDGMADSFDNSSDPTSLESSKTPWMDKMASYGNIGTSITIPEGMAPGSDVATLSLMGYSAADTYTGRAPFEAASMGIKLKPSDLAFRLNLVTLDRNFTIMADHSGDHISTPEAKDLIGSLALEIESLGFEVFPGISYRNLLVWEDGPDDIVTHPPHDFPGEPIAHYLPSGKGSEKLLRLIVKSWRILDKHHVNQRRQKRGQGPANSVWPWGQGKPPQLKTLKERFGVTGAVVAAVDLVRGIGKYAGLDVIDVPGATGYLDTNYEGKVQAAIDALGTHDFVLLHIEAPDEAGHSGQMDLKIKAIEDFDQRVVGPVLKELEACENWRILLAPDHQTPVAKRVHSSGPIPFLLLDSDSWRKSDGSDQAKFTERAAADSGIKEPLGMNLIEVLFGRRNLQG
- the thrC gene encoding threonine synthase, translated to MWKGIIREYPDFFNFSNDKHVITILEGNTPLIPAPRLAEKINPKVSIFLKFEGLNPTSSFKDRGMTMAVSRAVEAGSRAVICASTGNTSASAAAYAARAGIKAFVVIPEGKIALGKLAQAMIHGATVIKILGNFDDALNIVKQISDEHPITLVNSLNPHRIEGQKSGAFEICDTLGTTPDYHSLPVGNAGNITAYWAGYKAYFDCGKIRSLPKMIGFQAEGASPIVQGRIFEKPETIATAIRIGNPASWKKAEQARDESGGLIDSVTDDEILEAYKMVASLEGVFCEPASAASIAGLIKKSAQGLFAGGERIVCTLTGHGLKDPDNAIKVSTEPVTCEPDTKKVLNVLGF
- the lepB gene encoding signal peptidase I; amino-acid sequence: MAQPLSVPEPHKKSPRTTFQEYSEALVVAIILAIIIRAIFVQAFKIPSGSMEPTLLIGDHILVNKLIYGIRIPFTSYRFPDLFQPQRGDVIVFIYPEDRTKDFIKRVIGVGRDTVEIRNKKVFINGKEYDTPQARFNSNVVMPGDLNPRDNMPPVKVPKGFLFMMGDNRDFSHDSRFWGFVPLEDVKGKAFLIYYSAPDMAQIRWDRIFKVIH
- a CDS encoding sterol desaturase family protein, which translates into the protein MITDFILSHEASIRFVFFISIFVVVAFFETRRPRRQLTVSKTGRWIINLGIVFIDSIALRIFFSAGAVGLAYWVDQHGWGIMNFLGFPYFVSVVGSILILDFVIYLQHVLFHAAPAFWRLHMIHHADLDFDVTTGTRFHPIEILLSMIIKSGAILALGPPVLSVLLFEILLNGTAMFNHSNIKLPERWDRILRLFVVTPDMHRVHHSIFPNETNSNFGFNSPWWDRLLGTYKPQPRSGHEAMTIGLNQFRDPNRLTLPKILILPFVGNPGIYAINRRGQVFTKSE